ATCATCAGTGCAACCTCGCGAGAACTTGCAATCCTTTCGTTTGCAGATATGACAGGGATACTGCGAGGTGCACCTCACCGGCTGAGAAACAAacgaaatgttaaatgttttagtctgtctttagtgtgtttttattttgcagtgtcGAGTTGGTGAgactacggaagaggattagggccactgggaaaaaaaataataaggtcaatttaaaaaaaatatatataattatcatgagaaaaaagtcagaattctgagaaaaaagtcagaattctgattctgactttgatctctaatctcagaattctgacttttttctcataaaaataataattaaaaaaagttttgaccttattttttttttttatttctcttgtgCCTCTACTCCTCTCCCATAGTGAGACACAGTATTTCATGTCACTATGTATGCAAATACGAAaggaaatgacaataaagtgaatctTATAAACACTCTCAATAGTGACTAATATAATTACTAGACAAAGTGCATCTCTATCAGCCTGGTactattttgtattattattattatttttatttatcttttccattatacatatatacaacATAACAAAcgaacaaatgaaacaaaaagacaattGAATAACCAtttaaacaaaagcaaacaggacaagcaacacataaaaacaagtgctctttaaataaataaaataaaagcaagctgatagaaaattaaaataacacacaaaatgtttttgtttttccttctttccttattttttctGAAGTGAGGCAGCATGTACAGACCTTCACAACAACATTTGACAAGACAAAGACAGCAACATAGCACTATGAGTCCACAGACCAATGCATATCTATACCACCATATCCATATCCTCCTTATGTTTCCTCTAGAAACCTTCCCCAAGGCTGGAGAGGAGCAAACaccagaggtcttgaaaaatgtgtcctctgtttggtctTTCTGTTGTCAGTTTCTCTAGGGGTAAAAATTGTGCCAATTTATCAAGGAATATCTTAAAGTTTAGGGGAGATTCACTTTTCCAAGATAAAATGATACACTAGCCTAGTACTATTAAAATCAGAGATGTAGCTACCAGAGTAAAGCTGTATTATCATCTAGAAAAAAGGTCACTTTAAAAagataacattttaaattccCAATTTTACAGCCATATTGATTAATTCTATGATTATAATAAAGATTTAGATTAAGACCACCAGTCTAAGGATGCACACGACATGCCACTTGACAGAGAAACATATGAGACTTATTATGAAtagaaaaatgtttcatttaatcAAACACGGTATGTTTCTCTGCATAAAATCGAAATAGTGATATATATTGAGTTATGCCActattttaaatgaaagattACCAAATATCTATAGGATTAAGCGCCTTAATAGGTAAACAATGATAAAAGAATAGACCTATTTAAAAGTTATACTTAGACTTATACATTCAAACTGTAAGTGTGCAACTATTACTGTGTAACTGTTGACCTAAGTGTTCGAGAGGGATAAGATGTATTGCACATGACATCTGAAAACATTAAAGTGGCATAATAAACTGAGCTGACGAGGGGAAGTTTGCTGAAGATGAAACATAGATGTGCTATTTGGGAAAGCGTGATTGTAACTCAAGGGTGAGTGAAGCTGCTTCACATTAAAGTTCcacttaattattttttataaaggtTAGTTTTCTTAGCATTGGAACTTTTATTTGTACTGTATGATATGGTGAGCGATAATATCCAGTAGAGGGGGGTGTTGGGAAAACTACAATTCCAGAAGCCAGATTTGTAAACAGCGAAGAAGAACAGGTCAGCTGATTCAAGCTAGAAGGCTACAACACAACGCTTCTTCTGCAAGAGAAACTGAATGACAAGTGCATAATCAGGATAACTACAAAGCCTCTTAAATTGGGCGATATTTAAGCTGTGTCCCAGCATAAATTAAAGGTACACCAGTATGAAAGGTTTGTACTGCAGAGCTGGTGTTAATGATGCTGAGCCCAAGTTCGTCATTCAGGAAACGGTGAGTTTGTGTCTTCACTGGCTGAAAACATGGATGTTGACTTTCTGAAGTGAGCTGCATTTTAATACCattaattataaaaatcaaaggCAGACTACTCTTCAAGTTTAAAACTCTGTCTCCATCTGCTGACATCTTTGTATGGAACACAAAAGACATTTGTTCCTGATCTCGACAACTTCAAATCTACCTTCtggtcttcttttattttttttaccacagtTGTTATTGTATGCATGATATCTTTTGTATTATTGatatctttctttgttcttttaataTACTAAAAGCCTAACTAGGGACAGGAGGTGGAAACAAGGAATCTGCAACTGTTTGAAACAGGCATAAACTGTGCTATGTAATTTGCATTGTCCCCATCTAAAgaactatataaataaaaaaagctggTTTCAATTTGAAGCCTTCTTTGGACACATAAGAAAATGAAGTGTTTGGTAGTCACTGTATTAAATACTGATTAGAGGAACAATTGTGCTGAATTGTTGTTGACTGACTTCAGGCTTCAAGTGCATCCATCATTTTGtgcatctttatttgtacatttttttcttgtttgttttagtcTGTGTGGGTTATGTTAAACTGTCTGTGTCTACCTAGTTAAAATGAACTAATGTAAAACCCTTTTCTCTATAAGTAATGGTTTGTgtcctgtttgtttctctccagAGTCTTCCTGAGGCTTTAGGCAGCCATCAAGTCAGGGTTCAAGTAAAAGCTTGTGGACTCAGCCCACTGGATCTCAAGGTACTACAAATCCAAACTGATATAGATATAACTGATACCAGActagaaaataattcaacagAACAGTTAACTGCAGTCACAGACAAAAATGATGCCGTCTTTTGTTGCTAATATTGAAGACTCATTTGGTAAAGCATCAAGTCATGTACAGCATTGGTTACCTATACATATAGTTTCATAAATGCAATATAATCCTATTGTTTTATACCAATTATATAATTATTTAAGTTTTGTGGAATACATTAGCTCATTGTTTGACTGCAGTGACCACTGATGACTCACTTTTCTCTACTGCTCCAGCTTCTCAGTGACGTGGGGATTCAGAGAGATTTGATTCCTGTTGGCAGGGAGGTGGCAGGAGTCGTCCTGCAAGGTTTTAAACACAGTTTTCAGTGTTGATTTATGATTGttggaaataaaaaagatatattTAGATTTTACTCGACACCAGTCTaaattgtctgtctgttttttcctgcagtgGGTGACAAGGTTTCCTTCTTCCAACCTGATGATGAGGTCATAGGTGAGAACTTTTTAAGTCATTTAAATCTTATTTAGTGTTCCTTTGTtgttcaaactgtttttgtcaTCATAATTATTTACGGTACATTTTGATTAAGATGCacaaacatcaaactgaaaTGTCACAAGATGGGTCAGTGACacataaaaaacagagaaaacatagCACTTTCATCCGAAGAGACACAATATAGTGAGATTAGATGGTAATGATTGTATGAATTGATCTGATTCAAGCCCAATTTTCCAAATTTAAATGTGCCGTTATATGCAGGTTTtattaaagtaaaattaaacagTGTCTGCAGAAAAAGTTGATTCCTTTCATTGACATAATGTATCAGCAGTACCTTTATTGCCTTTGTGTATTATTGCAAGAAGAAATCAAGGGATAACGGGATTCCAATCTATCATGTCTTAACAAATTAACTTAAATTTGTAGAGCTATGTTAGATTGTCAAACCctatttgaattttaaaaactgtcttgGCACGATAAATAGTTTTACAATGAGTTTTTAGAATATGaaattttaaagatttatttatgtGATAACAGCAGTATTCATGATGTCTACATTGCCTGTTGTCATAAAACATGATGCACTGTTAATCTCTTGAGAACTGTCTTAAATCAACCTCCTCTCTCCAGGGATGCTGCCTCTCGACTCTCCCTGCTCTGGACTCTGTGACAGCATTGACATAGATGAACATTTATTAggtaacacagaaacacacactcaaacatatGTCAAGTCATTATTTTCAAACAGAAATTCTGGGTTAATGTTTTCTGGTGAATCACTGTTGCATATACCTCCCCAAATTCCTTTGATTTTATAAATGTTACTGTATTTTGTATGGGTGATATATCAGTTTGAGAAAAAGTCATTCTAGGTCACATCTGAAAAGATCAAACTGTTCTCCACTGTGCCTTAAAGGACAGCCGGCACAGCAGGTTTCTGACCGGACTGTTTGCTCTATGCCTTTCATCTTCATCTGATACACCTGAAACACTGATGATAAAAAGAGGCACTGACAGTTTGAAATGAGCAGCAGAGTGTAAAAGCATCTTAAGTGCATTCATTTTGCAGTGTCTGACTTCTTTTTAATCGTTGCAAAATAATACAGAGAATGAGACATCATATCCTAGTAGGTAGTTGGTAAATCATTTGAAGAAAGCAGGAGTTTGCCCCCTGGAATTGtctttcctgtctttctccaaATTTCTCCAAGTGTCAGTCTGCTCTCACAAAAGACATTTGCAAACACATCCAATAAACATGCAtgaatgtgtatttgtgttgctATCCTGCAGTTCAGAAGCCAGAGAAGCTCAGCTCTGTATGTGTGGCGGGAGCTCTGCGTGACGGCCTCTGTGCTTACACTGCtctacacacacatgcgcgcatGGCAGCTGGACACACACTCCTGGTCATGGACGGAGCCAGCGTATGTTCAAATCATAAGCTTCTTTTTGTTctgtacttttaaaacaatcaaataaagaCAGTGTTTCAGTTGTCTGCATGCACCTGTAATGTTCCtgtcttctctccttccttagTCTTTCGGTCTCATGTGCATCCAGCTGGCTTGTTACCATGGCGTAAAGGTTCTGACAACATCACACaccccacagacacacacattcttgGAGCAGCTTCGTCCAAGTGTAGGTATGTACAAGCCCAAGTTGGGATGTGTGTTGTCTGCTCTCACAAGCTTTTTGAAAATCACCCACAGTACCTATATACTTCAGTAGTTTCATGCTCTTGATCCGCTTTCCACCCTTGCCTCTTTTCCTTAttcctccctctttccttttcttttctctcctgctACGCTTTCCCTTAGGTGTTCAGGACCCTTTAGTAGGTGAGGTCTTTGCTTTCCATCTTTCTAACTAATTTACACACTTGCCTCTCTGCTTGCCTTCTCATTCCCGAAGTGAAGAGCTCTAGGATTAATAAGTATGAACATTGAGTTATTGCTCTTTGTTTCATTGCCTCCCAGCAGCTTGGATGAGTCTGTTCCAGTAAAATCTTTTGTTCTTGTAAACAATTTGCAAAATTAGTCTTGGCGTACTCATAAAACCAAAATAAGACCCTCCTAAATACATGAAGTATTTCATGTAGTTGTAAAACCCCTGATCTAGCACATGCTGCCCCCATGTGGTCAATCTTGAAACTGCAACCACTGTCCAATGAGCTTCTGTATGTAATGCAGATTGGAGTGAAGTTGTAACTGGTGTTAAGATGTTTACTCATGAGTAGATTTTTCATAGttgtattaattatttatcAGATTGACTCATGtgactttgtctttgtgtgtaaaGCCAAGGTCATTCCATTGTATAAGGATTCCTCGGACCTGCTGTCAGTGGTTTTGGAGGAGACAGGAGGACTTGGAGTGGATATAGTTGTGGACTCTGGAGGTAAACACATTTCCTGTGTCTGATTCTGTGATGTATTTGTAACACTAACACTGATGAACATTTATGATTGCTACTGTCTGTctgttaataaaataacaacTATGTTGCCTGTAATTTGACATCACAACATTTCACTGTATGTTTGTCTGCAGTGCGTCTCCAAGAGGAGGAGTCTTCAGAGGACATGAAACTCCTCCCACAtaaacatgacatcatcactgtgCTGGGAGTGGGGGGGCACTGGGTAACATCCCACAAAGACCTGCAGGTGAGACAGTGTCAGAAATATTAGCTGCATCATACACTGATTAAATAAATGATGCAAGAATAGGCACATCCTGGGCAGGTCACCAgtcaatcacagggctgacacaTAATAACCAACGTTAATTAAGGCttgtgttataactttttaaGACATTTGTTTCAATGTTTCTAATTACAAGCAATTTACACTACCATGTGTCTCTTAGATAGCTCAATCAGGAATAAACATATGCTTTGTTGTCCACATCGGGAGTAAGGGCCTGCATACATCACTAAACAATAACTGAAGCTCTGTCATTGTTGCCGTCTCATATCTGCACCACAAGCGTGCTACAGGGGTTTAGTACAGTACGCTCACTTGGCAGTGTTTTCActattgtgttctttttttgtattctgGTACAGTTGGATCCTCCAGATTGCAgattactgtttttaaaatccGCCTCTCTGACTTTCTTGAACCATGAAGTCTGGACAGCTTCATCGGCTCAGCAAGGAAGATACCTCCGTATCCTGTCCCTGCagtgtgaaatgtaaaatatatgaaCAATCACATGCACTCAATTCGTCCTTAACAGCCTGGTTTCAGATATTTTGAAGGACATTGTGGAAAAGATGTCAGCTGGAGTACTCAGGTAACTCAAACATCACACAAGAGACAGTCAGTGAGGCATCAACAGTGGGTAGGAGTCCCTGTGCATCCATGTGTAGATGTGTAGAGTTTAGGAAATTAAACTGAATAAATGTAAGTTTCAGTATTTCTTACAGAATACAGTATAAACtaaaaatttgacatttttaatagcCTTAGTGTTACTTTAAAAGCAGGGTGGTCAACATGAGCTAGCTCGCTGGTATGATGTAAAGCCTTTTTCATTTATCCATAAGATCTCTTAATTGAAGCTTTAAATATATCATATGTAGGAAACTACAGGTAAACTGGGTTCTCATTGTCATTCTGTGTATGTCATATCCCTCCCTCTTCTAGCTTTATATATTAGTTCCAAATACAAGCTCATACAGCTGTTTCAGATTAAAATTAACTTTCAAATTATGATTTAGATAACTGAAATCCAGCATTTTTATGGACCATCTTCAAATTAAGCATATTTCTTATCTTGAAAACATAACAGATAAATCCaagcatttttaaaactttgtaaGAGTCCTGCAAATAGTTCttcttatcctaaaaaacagtGTTTCCACTGTAACTGCAGGCGTAAAAATAAGAGTTACAGCCCACAGTGTCATGTAAGGTAATTGACTGGATCTGTTTGGTTTCAATCTGTCCATCCAGACCTCAGCCCGAGGAGGCAGTTCCTCTCTATGAAGCCACAGTTGCCATGGAAACTGTCCAGCGTCACCAGAAGAAAAAGGCTGTTGTTCAACTCTGACCTAAACACGTCTGATCTGTAAGACGACAAACTATTCACCAGACTCACCCTTCTCTGAAGATCACTGTTTTTGATTACAAgtgaacaataaaaaaaaacataaaatcatttacttgtttttctgTAGGAACCTTAAAGTAACAGCATGCATAACCCAAAGCACAGGCTGTTATTACCATCACCTCTGTGAGCTAACACCGATAGAAATATACATTCATGTTAACACTCTCAGTTGGAGTCTCCTGCTTACTTGACTGACTAAAATTCAAGCTACAGGATTatggtttttaaaaaacagccttttaCTTCTCTTGTAAGTTTTGAAATTGTATACAGGTATCAAAAGCCTTATTTATTTGTTCCAATGGAGATACATTTTTCTGAGGACTGTCGGGATTTTTTGAGGGTATCAATTGTCTTAGAAAATATTGACTTTTGCATCAAAGGCATCCACCTATAAACAGGAACTGATAAAACTGATGTAAACATCTTTGGCTTTAACTTctgttaattgtttttattgcccattTAATGACATAACTTTTAAATGCAACTCTCAACATGAGAAGCAATACAACTCATAGAAGATATGTTGTTcaattgtcaaaaaaaaaaaaaaagaaaaaaattcttACCCTattaacaggaaacagaaattGTCCAAGATACttatcaacaaaacaaaacatttgaaaataggACCTCAGAAAACTACagtgataataaaaaagaaatagagacaattaaaataaaagacttgatGTATATTGatcataaacattttttttcaaataatgaactCTGTACAGCTCCCGTCTGTTTTCAGTTCTCATAATTATGTGATGTGTCTTAAAATGAAATGTGGCTGTATCCACTATTTactttaatatttcagtttctACCCTGGTGAAAGTAGGtcattaaagatgatttttttttatttaacttattaactgtttctttatttaaaaatatctaaTATTATTGTGCCTGTACTGTACATACTGTTCCTTTTAAACTAAAAGTAAAAAGGTTAATACCTCTGGTGTGTCAGTCATTACAGACAgatctgtttgtgctgttcatGTCAGCCATACTGGTtgacacacagcacagaaacagtgaCTGTCCAGCACCACCCATTCAGCCAGTGACCTCGCTTTCAGCAAATGACAGGCACCAATCAGATGTCAGCTCACAGTGTTGGCATTTGGTTGGCATGGCAACAGGCCATCTCTTTGTCCCTGCGTGCCATCTAGTGTTC
This genomic interval from Notolabrus celidotus isolate fNotCel1 chromosome 4, fNotCel1.pri, whole genome shotgun sequence contains the following:
- the cryzl1 gene encoding quinone oxidoreductase-like protein 1: MKGLYCRAGVNDAEPKFVIQETSLPEALGSHQVRVQVKACGLSPLDLKLLSDVGIQRDLIPVGREVAGVVLQVGDKVSFFQPDDEVIGMLPLDSPCSGLCDSIDIDEHLLVQKPEKLSSVCVAGALRDGLCAYTALHTHARMAAGHTLLVMDGASSFGLMCIQLACYHGVKVLTTSHTPQTHTFLEQLRPSVAKVIPLYKDSSDLLSVVLEETGGLGVDIVVDSGVRLQEEESSEDMKLLPHKHDIITVLGVGGHWVTSHKDLQLDPPDCRLLFLKSASLTFLNHEVWTASSAQQGRYLHILKDIVEKMSAGVLRPQPEEAVPLYEATVAMETVQRHQKKKAVVQL